From a single Parambassis ranga chromosome 2, fParRan2.1, whole genome shotgun sequence genomic region:
- the LOC114450684 gene encoding gasdermin-E-like, whose translation MFSKATANFVRQIDPEGSLIHVSRVNNSHKLVPMALVVKRNRIWFWQKPKYLPTDFTLGDLLQGDVELTPGVSEKEFLSYKGIYGDKLTGNIDAEAGYISVAVEGQGVCKLQSCFGKLKKEELDVKKLLHDSRKRLVDMQHVLVQQLEKRAEVLAVVKERILTTDSCIVTQTKKEQCIFQGVFGLVGLLSGSAKVCVKDSNNMEMDSDVSLEIPPGTVIAYSILEMEIKKNGQYELCLQPGILGGFEEDTVWTSESMDSVDGKDQRGSQEMYLSPLAELPQSTQYDFIKKLQETMKDRAALLYLQCVLEELCGGEPLEDSPEFQSSSLSAFLDPAGSDNNTNHGLCGLPAHLQAAHLLVSAMEELPDKTLNLLSDSHPDFLEAFDMLLFSLKKNNQPLSVQSLPALLQNSQAFQGAEQLLNSIHVTLKRDGDRLWMETGNDAGALPLVLCLSVRGLSLLCTGLRKS comes from the exons ATGTTTTCCAAAGCTACAGCCAACTTCGTCCGTCAGATCGACCCAGAGGGAAGCCTCATCCACGTGTCCAGAGTAAATAACTCACACAAACTGGTCCCCATGGCTCTGGTTGTCAAACGCAACCGCATCTGGTTCTGGCAGAAGCCCAAGTATCTACCGACAGATTTCACCCTTGGTGATTTGCTGCAGGGTGACGTGGAGCTCACACCCG GAGTGTCTGAAAAAGAATTCCTTAGCTACAAAGGGATATATGGAGATAAACTGACTGGGAACATAGATGCAGAAGCTGGCTATATCAGTGTTGCTGTGGAGGGACAGGGTGTTTGCAAGCTTCAGTCATGTTTCggcaagctgaagaaggaggaACTGGATGTGAAGAAGCTGCTACATGACTCCAGAAAGAG ATTGGTGGACATGCAGCATGTGTTGGTGCAGCAGCTTGAGAAGCGGGCTGAAGTGTTGGCAGTGGTGAAGGAGAGGATCCTCACCACTGACTCCTGCATTGTTACCCAGACAAAGAAGGAGCAGTGCATTTTTCAAGGGGTGTTTGGGTTGGTGGGCCTTTTGTCAGGCTCTGCTAAG gtgtgtgtgaagGACAGCAATAACATGGAGATGGACAGTGATGTTTCCTTGGAGATCCCCCCTGGTACTGTTATTGCATACAGCATCCTGGAAatggagattaaaaaaaatggacagtatg AATTATGTCTGCAGCCTGGGATCCTGGGAGGCTTTGAAGAAGACACAGTCTGGACCTCAGAGTCCATGGATTCAGTGGACGGCAAAGATCAGCGTG GATCACAGGAGATGTACCTTTCACCTCTGGCTGAGCTCCCACAGTCAACTCAATATGACTTCATCAAGAAGCTCCAAGAGACTATGAAGGACAGAGCAGCTCTGTTGTATCtgcagtgtgtg CTGGAGGAGTTGTGTGGGGGTGAACCACTCGAGGATTCACCAGAGTTTCAGAGCTCGTCATTGTCAGCCTTCCTGGACCCAGCAGGCTCAGACAATAACACCAATCACGGTCTGTGTGGCCTTCCTGCTCACCTACAAGCAGCCCACCTGTTGGTTAGTGCCATGGAAG agtTGCCAGATAAAACTCTGAACCTTCTGAGTGACAGCCACCCTGATTTTCTGGAGGCCTTTGACATGCTG TTGTTCAGtctaaagaaaaacaaccaGCCCCTCTCCGTCCAGTCTCTTCCCGCTCTGCTGCAGAACAGCCAGGCCTTTCAAGGCGCAGAACAGCTGCTCAACTCCATCCATGTAACACTAAAGAGAGACGGTGACCGGCTGTGGATGGAGACAGGAAATGATGCAGGAGCCCTCCCATTGGTCCTCTGTCTCAGCGTACGTGGGCTGTCATTGTTGTGCACCGGGCTGAGGAAGTCATAA
- the nup42 gene encoding nucleoporin NUP42 — translation MTVCSFFLQGRCRYGEKCWNEHPRGGNRGGGGGYNDNYNRSSVQQQPRGGGGGFGNRVWVNPSQKKGGFIQPSSFSSHGSDDWGRERGGGRSDWGREGGGGGGSDWGRGGGGGSDWGRGGGGGSDWGRGGGGGSSDWGQGGGAGGGGSGRRDNMKSSEFSFSNQNRFSTFNPPSSFDRGGRGGGGGGGGGGGHAGDEDDDKKLEVIQTDIDIWESSGQWGFSCYSSSKAPLPGFTDLSPEELRLEYYTAQASGDLQGYINGVNQLLNQWKSRVQELKMMNASTRAAVLAELNGSAPPASSDGFGSTTGFGSSTSSFGSKGFGAPAPAQASSFSFSASSTGSSSAGFGSAIAAPTQPPSGFGSSVSSSTASAVPFSFATPTTDKPAAPVGFGSASGFSFTPAANMGGGFGTSFGADTTTTAGSSNTFGQTGGGFGATATPSAAGAAGGASDSLFSTESTLTQEELNQFKAKRFTLGQIPLKPPPANMLVV, via the exons ATGACAGTGTGTAGCTTTTTTCTTCAGGGCCGATGTCGTTATGGGGAAAAATGTTGGAATGAACACCCGAGAGGcggaaacagaggaggaggaggcggataTAACGACAACTACAACCGTTCCTCTGTTCAACAGCAGccaagaggaggaggtggag GGTTTGGGAACAGAGTTTGGGTGAATCCCTCTCAGAAAAAAGGAGGCTTTATCcagccttcatccttctccTCGCATGGAAGTGATGACTGGGGCCGAGAAAGAGGTGGTGGAAGGAGTGACTGGGGccgagaaggaggaggaggtggggggagtGACTGGGGccgaggaggtggaggaggaagtgacTGGGGccgaggaggaggtggaggaagtgaCTGgggccgaggaggaggaggaggaagtagTGACTGGGgccagggaggaggagcaggaggaggtggaagtggGAGAAGAGATAACATGAAAAGCTCCGAATTCAGTTtctcaaatcaaaacagattttCAACGTTTAACCCTCCCAGCAGTTTTGACAGGGGAGGacgagggggagggggaggtggaggtggaggaggaggacatgctggtgatgaagatgatgacaaGAAGTT GGAAGTCATTCAGACTGACATCGACATATGGGAGAGTTCAGGGCAGTGGGGCTTCTCATGTTATTCCAGCTCGAAGGCGCCTCTGCCTG GCTTCACTGACCTCTCTCCAGAAGAGCTCAGGTTGGAGTACTACACCGCCCAAGCTTCAGGAGACCTGCAGGGCTAT attAATGGTGTCAATCAGTTGCTCAACCAATGGAAAAGTAGAGTCCAGGAACTGAAAATGATGAATGCATCCACTCGTGCAGCAGTG CTTGCTGAGCTGAATGGCTCAGCCCCTCCGGCATCTTCTGATGGCTTTGGTTCCACGACTGGATTTGGATCATCTACATCCAGCTTTGGTAGCAAAG GCTTTGGAGCTCCAGCGCCAGCTCAGGCCAGCAGCTTCAGCTTTTCTGCTTCAAGTACTGGATCCTCCTCAGCAGGATTTGGTAGTGCCATAGCAGCTCCAACACAACCTCCCTCTGGGTTTGGCTCTTCTGTGTCCTCCTCCACAGCTTCAGCTGTACCGTTCTCCTTTGCCACTCCAACCACTGACAAACCAGCTGCACCTGTAGGATTTGGATCAGCCTCTGGGTTCAGCTTTACCCCTGCAGCAAACATGGGAGGAGGATTCGGCACCAGTTTTGGGGctgacaccaccaccacagctggAAGCAGCAATACTTTTGGACAGACGGGTGGAGGATTTGGGGCCACTGCTACTCCATctgcagctggagctgctggggGGGCATCGGACAGTCTGTTTTCAACAGAGAGCACACTGACTCAAGAAGAACTGAATCAGTTTAAGGCTAAAAGATTTACTTTAGGCCAGATTCCACTAAAGCCTCCCCCTGCTAACATGCTAGTGGTATGA
- the rims3 gene encoding regulating synaptic membrane exocytosis protein 3, producing MMLSSSVEVPSPGGMSGLSGLSAAARNVVRSSSISGAMYSLEKSPSSGGPDSASLAGNKKRRSSLGAKMVAIVGLSQWSKSTQQLNQQDGGTKKLRSTIRRSTETGIAVEMRNRVTRQGSKDSTDGSTNSNSSDGTFVFPTTRLGPESQFSDFLDGLGPAQIVGRQTLATPPMGDVHVGMVDRGGQLEVEINQARGLIPKPGSKNIPATYVKVYVLENGMCLAKKKTKVVKKTLDPTYQQALLFDESPQGKVLQVIVWGDYGRMDHKCFMGMAQILLEDLDLSATVSGWYKLFPTSSLADPSIGPLTRRLSQSSLESATSPSCT from the exons ATGAtgctcagcagctctgtggaggTGCCCAGCCCGGGTGGGATGAGTGGCCTTAGCGGGCTGAGCGCGGCGGCCCGGAACGTGGTGCGCTCCTCCAGCATCTCAGGGGCCATGTACAGCCTGGAAAAAAGTCCCAGCAGCGGGGGCCCAGACTCTGCATCGCTGGCTGGCAACAAGAAGCGACGCTCCAGTTTGGGTGCCAAGATGGTGGCCATCGTGGGGTTATCACAGTGGAGCAAGAGCACACAACAGCTCAACCAGCAAG ACGGTGGGACAAAGAAGCTTCGCAGCACCATCCGGCGGAGCACAGAGACCGGCATTGCAGTCGAGATGAGGAACCGGGTGACACGGCAGGGCAGCAAGGACTCAACAGATGGCAGCACCAACTCAAATAGCTCTGACGGAAC gtTTGTCTTCCCTACCACACGCCTGGGGCCTGAGAGCCAGTTCAGTGACTTTCTGGATGGACTAGGCCCCGCTCAGATTGTAGGCCGGCAAACGCTAGCTACACCCCCCATGG GGGATGTCCATGTAGGCATGGTAGACAGAGGAGGGCAGCTGGAGGTGGAGATCAACCAAGCCAGAGGGTTGATCCCCAAACCAGGCTCCAAGAACATACCAG CGACCTACGTGAAGGTGTACGTCCTGGAGAACGGCATGTGTTTGGCCAAGAAGAAAACCAAAGTAGTGAAGAAGACTCTGGACCCCACCTACCAGCAGGCTCTGTTATTTGATGAAAGTCCTCAGGGCAAAGTCTTAcag GTAATAGTGTGGGGGGATTATGGGCGAATGGACCACAAGTGCTTCATGGGAATGGCCCAGATCCTTCTGGAGGACTTGGACCTGTCTGCCACAGTCAGTGGCTGGTACAAGCTGTTCCCTACCTCCTCTCTGGCAGACCCCAGCATCGGACCCCTCACCAGACGTCTCTCCCAGTCCTCCCTGGAGAGCGCCACCAGCCCCTCGTGCACCTAG